In Leptospira sp. WS58.C1, a single genomic region encodes these proteins:
- a CDS encoding TetR/AcrR family transcriptional regulator translates to MPVKNKSRQQQGPGRPFKKDKITVREDLISAGTELLKTTPLEEISLRKVAALAGVSHAASYHHFESKNALLAAISERGFQKYFSEYQKELEKTDNNFIGRFRALGWTYIQFILNNRQFARIMFGGVDLKLHPTLSAVSRRTYRQLHEIIRMGQRLGAIKPGQTREKTVASWSMIHGIAMLFMEGRIKPHKDKEEMKKFILSVIECAYTGMTLPPPGSK, encoded by the coding sequence ATGCCCGTAAAGAATAAAAGTCGCCAACAACAGGGACCGGGAAGACCGTTTAAGAAAGACAAGATCACTGTCAGAGAGGATCTTATATCTGCGGGTACGGAACTATTAAAGACAACTCCTCTCGAAGAGATCTCTTTACGAAAAGTCGCAGCGCTTGCAGGCGTAAGCCATGCCGCGTCTTATCATCATTTCGAAAGCAAAAACGCTCTGCTGGCTGCGATTTCAGAAAGGGGATTTCAGAAATACTTCTCCGAGTATCAGAAGGAACTCGAAAAAACGGATAATAATTTTATAGGACGTTTCCGCGCTCTTGGTTGGACCTATATTCAGTTTATCTTGAATAACCGGCAATTTGCCAGGATCATGTTCGGTGGTGTGGATCTAAAGTTACATCCAACGTTATCTGCTGTTTCCAGAAGAACATACAGGCAGCTCCATGAGATCATCCGAATGGGACAACGACTCGGAGCGATCAAGCCTGGGCAAACACGAGAAAAGACTGTGGCATCCTGGTCTATGATCCATGGGATTGCGATGCTTTTTATGGAAGGGAGGATAAAACCTCATAAGGATAAAGAGGAAATGAAAAAATTTATCTTATCCGTGATAGAGTGCGCTTATACAGGAATGACACTACCGCCTCCTGGATCGAAATAG
- a CDS encoding efflux RND transporter permease subunit encodes MNIALLSIKRPIFITSLVILMLITGIFSLSKMGVDLFPDVNIPVVSVTTIYPGAGPEEIEELISKPLEEELSSISGLKKITSRNQEGVSVVFGEFTLSTDIKYAEQQFRDKTALVRPKLPDGIKEPKVVRFDPADQPIIRLAVFADLDQAKLYDLAKETVKSKLEQIAGVGSVKLVGGTRREIQIELDRNKLVSYQMPMVVIANRLKTAGLNVPVGKFDSGAKETSYRTLGRYESLSQIENTIVSFGGDVGNSVLIKELGSVRDGTEDEETLGYLWASKSDEVEEEDVGLLTHPFTWMTQLPKRIKRTFAKFSGTKEPIVEKELKPALFIDVYKQSGANTVAVADEVLKRIDKLNADIQPLSGKPKIRLIRDGSRWIRYNVEDVTEAIVLGILLAVITVYFFLGNLRSTIITGLALPNSLLGAFIIMWIMGFTINVMTLLALSLAVGLLVDDAIVVRENIFRKLEEGASVLEASEKGTMEVALAVIGTSLTVIAVFFPVGFLSGIVGQFFKQFGLTVVFAMIISLFDGLFVAPMLSAYFAGKLTHDKKNAAVEAFDRFQNWLEKIYKITMQYALAHPGKIILLTFLIFILSFVSCAFVKKTFLPANDQGEFMVTLDLPPGTSLQGTREVSDKVLAELQKFPEMDKIAITIGKPDGGEPNTAVLAIALVSSKKRSRDTTTVKEEIRKMLKAFDYARPAVSDYSAVGGGVQYPFQLVLKGNNLEEVEAYSKKVIERLKGIKDLADIDSDFRGGKPEYQIVLDNSKMQLVGVLPGVAGSELRYQIAGDQVSKFYDKGIEYEVRMRLKPDQRNLRAAYGQTKVPNIANRLIPLAAISTGKENLGPSRINRIDRARAVVVNANLAPGGAIGTAMEEATKILNKEIPPPPGVRFNFQGQSEDLKELFLNIIVAFGLALIFIYLVLSSLYESFITPITILFAIPPAISGAFFALFVTGEMLNIFSMIGLILLMGLVAKNSILLVDYAMQAVRERGITRDEAIFEAGLVRLRPILMTSIAMIMGTVPIALGLGEAAKSRTAMGIAIIGGLILSTLVTLIVVPSIFGGIDKFRDWLEGKFRPDMTATIHSEGGHSGSRAISTNPNQPSLSEWAQDVESKPKKGTSSKKKK; translated from the coding sequence TTGAATATCGCGCTCCTCTCTATCAAACGTCCCATTTTTATCACTAGTCTCGTGATCTTGATGCTGATTACCGGTATCTTCTCCCTTAGCAAGATGGGGGTGGATCTTTTTCCGGATGTGAACATTCCGGTAGTGTCCGTAACCACGATCTATCCAGGAGCAGGTCCGGAAGAGATCGAGGAATTGATCTCCAAACCGTTGGAAGAAGAACTTTCTTCCATCTCCGGTTTAAAGAAGATCACTTCTCGTAACCAGGAAGGTGTCTCCGTTGTTTTCGGTGAGTTTACTCTTTCTACGGATATCAAATATGCAGAGCAACAATTCCGAGATAAAACCGCATTGGTCCGTCCTAAACTTCCCGACGGGATCAAAGAACCTAAAGTTGTTCGTTTCGATCCGGCCGATCAACCTATTATTCGTCTTGCGGTGTTCGCGGATCTGGACCAAGCAAAGTTATACGACCTTGCAAAAGAGACCGTTAAGTCTAAATTAGAACAGATTGCCGGTGTTGGGTCCGTAAAATTAGTCGGAGGGACAAGAAGAGAGATCCAAATCGAATTAGATAGAAATAAATTAGTTTCTTATCAAATGCCTATGGTGGTGATCGCCAACAGGCTGAAAACCGCGGGTTTAAACGTTCCGGTAGGTAAATTCGATTCCGGGGCAAAAGAAACTTCTTATAGAACGTTGGGAAGATATGAATCTCTTTCCCAGATCGAGAACACTATCGTCTCTTTCGGTGGAGATGTCGGGAATTCCGTTTTGATCAAGGAACTCGGTTCCGTCAGAGACGGAACGGAAGACGAAGAAACGTTAGGTTATCTTTGGGCTTCTAAAAGTGACGAGGTGGAAGAAGAAGATGTAGGTCTTCTAACACATCCTTTCACTTGGATGACACAGTTACCTAAAAGGATTAAAAGGACTTTCGCAAAATTCAGCGGGACCAAAGAGCCTATCGTAGAAAAAGAATTAAAACCTGCGCTATTTATTGACGTTTATAAACAATCCGGTGCGAACACCGTGGCTGTTGCCGACGAGGTTTTAAAAAGGATAGATAAACTGAATGCGGATATCCAACCTCTCTCCGGTAAACCTAAGATCAGATTGATTCGAGACGGTTCCAGATGGATCCGTTATAACGTGGAAGACGTGACGGAAGCGATCGTATTAGGGATTTTATTAGCGGTAATCACGGTTTATTTCTTCTTAGGAAACTTAAGATCCACTATCATCACTGGCCTTGCGTTGCCTAACTCTTTATTAGGCGCATTTATTATAATGTGGATCATGGGATTCACGATAAACGTTATGACACTTTTGGCCTTGTCTCTCGCGGTAGGTCTCCTAGTCGACGACGCGATCGTTGTTCGAGAAAACATCTTCCGTAAATTGGAAGAAGGTGCAAGCGTCTTAGAAGCCTCCGAAAAAGGAACCATGGAAGTCGCTCTTGCGGTGATCGGAACTTCCTTAACCGTGATCGCGGTATTTTTTCCTGTGGGATTTTTATCGGGGATTGTAGGTCAGTTCTTCAAACAGTTCGGACTAACTGTGGTTTTCGCCATGATCATTTCCCTCTTTGACGGTCTTTTTGTGGCCCCTATGTTGTCCGCTTACTTTGCAGGTAAACTCACTCATGATAAAAAGAACGCTGCGGTGGAAGCATTCGATCGTTTTCAGAATTGGTTAGAAAAAATCTACAAGATCACGATGCAATATGCATTGGCACATCCTGGAAAGATTATCCTACTTACTTTCCTAATTTTTATCCTTTCCTTCGTAAGTTGCGCTTTTGTGAAAAAGACATTCTTACCTGCGAACGACCAGGGTGAATTTATGGTAACCTTAGACCTTCCTCCTGGTACTAGCTTACAAGGAACCAGGGAAGTTTCTGATAAGGTGTTGGCGGAACTACAAAAATTCCCGGAAATGGATAAGATCGCGATCACCATCGGTAAGCCCGATGGGGGAGAACCGAACACAGCCGTGTTGGCAATCGCTCTTGTCTCTTCCAAAAAAAGATCCAGGGATACTACTACCGTCAAAGAAGAGATCCGTAAAATGTTAAAGGCTTTCGATTACGCAAGGCCTGCAGTTTCGGATTATTCCGCAGTGGGCGGTGGAGTGCAGTATCCGTTCCAATTGGTCCTAAAAGGGAATAACCTGGAAGAAGTGGAAGCATATTCCAAAAAAGTAATAGAAAGATTAAAAGGTATCAAAGACCTCGCGGATATCGACTCCGACTTCAGGGGAGGTAAGCCGGAATATCAAATCGTTTTAGATAATTCTAAAATGCAATTGGTGGGCGTTCTTCCGGGAGTTGCAGGCTCCGAATTGAGATACCAGATCGCCGGAGATCAAGTTAGTAAGTTTTACGACAAAGGGATCGAATACGAAGTCCGGATGAGGCTTAAGCCCGACCAAAGGAATTTGAGAGCCGCATACGGCCAAACCAAAGTCCCGAATATAGCAAATCGACTGATCCCACTAGCGGCAATCAGTACCGGTAAAGAAAATTTAGGTCCTTCTAGGATCAACCGTATCGATAGAGCAAGAGCAGTAGTAGTGAATGCAAACCTCGCTCCAGGCGGTGCGATCGGGACTGCAATGGAAGAGGCTACTAAGATCTTGAACAAGGAAATTCCTCCTCCACCCGGAGTCCGTTTTAATTTCCAAGGTCAGTCGGAAGATTTAAAAGAGCTGTTCTTGAATATCATCGTGGCATTCGGTCTTGCTTTGATTTTCATCTACTTAGTCCTTTCTTCTCTTTATGAATCTTTTATCACTCCGATCACGATCTTATTCGCGATCCCTCCTGCAATTTCCGGAGCATTCTTCGCTCTGTTCGTAACGGGGGAAATGTTGAATATATTCTCTATGATCGGACTCATCCTTCTTATGGGACTTGTGGCCAAAAACTCGATTCTTCTCGTCGATTATGCGATGCAGGCAGTGAGAGAAAGAGGCATCACAAGAGACGAGGCGATTTTCGAAGCGGGTCTTGTAAGATTACGTCCAATCTTGATGACATCCATCGCGATGATCATGGGAACCGTTCCGATCGCATTAGGTCTCGGAGAAGCCGCAAAATCCAGGACCGCAATGGGTATAGCTATCATCGGAGGATTGATCCTCTCCACGTTAGTTACGTTAATCGTGGTTCCTTCCATATTCGGCGGTATCGATAAGTTCAGAGATTGGCTAGAAGGCAAATTCCGTCCAGATATGACCGCTACCATTCATAGTGAAGGCGGACATTCCGGAAGCAGGGCTATTTCCACGAATCCTAATCAACCTTCTCTTAGCGAATGGGCCCAAGATGTGGAATCCAAACCTAAGAAAGGAACTAGTTCTAAGAAGAAAAAGTAA
- a CDS encoding sugar transferase: MKRILEFSSALIALVVFSPVLLGIFLLISVFDHGPVFFLQERVGLGKKLFRIWKFKTLKDGIPTKVGSFLRSTGLDELPQIWNILKGDMSIVGPRPLTEIDILRLGWGAKDLESRWSIRPGITGLSQLYSGRGSKYSLCFDLSYLKRRSFLLDLQIVSLTLAMNLFGKKRIRNLLWTSLQKRDRGYFWGNWAKHFRKNADRPYPIVQEQVIGFIPQKRLPVAKSLAIFQLGEAGEGRIAKDIDHIHIYGVDPNYREALKLFVKEEGRHARILGDCVRALRGELIQSNWTEKLFLFGRRLIGTRLKLMVLLVAEVIGICFYKRIAEKIPFGSVKNALLHIAEDEEKHLIFHCTFFKIRLKNPITRGLFKIVWRFLSFVACISVLLDHRKTFKALEISIKDCYLQFMTISRNTEKKILGTFFV; encoded by the coding sequence ATGAAACGAATTTTAGAATTTTCTTCGGCTTTGATCGCGCTCGTCGTATTTTCCCCGGTTTTACTCGGGATATTTTTGCTTATCTCCGTCTTTGACCATGGTCCTGTTTTCTTCCTACAAGAAAGAGTAGGCTTGGGAAAGAAGTTATTTCGGATCTGGAAGTTCAAGACTCTAAAGGACGGAATTCCGACAAAGGTTGGTTCATTTTTGCGAAGTACCGGTTTGGATGAGCTTCCTCAAATTTGGAATATCCTTAAAGGAGATATGAGTATCGTTGGTCCTCGCCCTTTGACTGAGATAGATATTCTGAGATTGGGTTGGGGAGCAAAGGATTTAGAAAGTAGATGGAGCATTCGTCCCGGGATCACAGGACTTTCTCAATTATACTCCGGAAGAGGATCTAAGTATTCCCTCTGTTTCGATCTTTCTTATCTTAAAAGAAGAAGTTTTTTATTAGATCTTCAGATCGTAAGTTTAACCTTGGCGATGAACCTTTTCGGTAAAAAAAGAATTAGAAATTTATTATGGACTTCCTTACAAAAACGGGACCGCGGTTATTTTTGGGGAAATTGGGCCAAACATTTTAGAAAGAATGCAGATCGTCCTTATCCCATCGTCCAAGAGCAGGTCATCGGTTTTATTCCTCAGAAAAGACTTCCGGTTGCGAAGTCCCTTGCGATCTTTCAATTAGGAGAAGCGGGAGAAGGTAGGATCGCAAAAGATATAGATCATATACATATCTATGGAGTGGATCCGAATTATAGGGAAGCGTTGAAACTATTCGTAAAAGAAGAAGGCAGGCATGCTCGTATTTTAGGAGACTGTGTTCGTGCATTAAGAGGAGAACTGATCCAAAGTAACTGGACCGAAAAATTATTTCTTTTTGGAAGAAGGCTTATAGGTACTAGGCTAAAGCTGATGGTATTACTTGTCGCAGAGGTGATCGGTATCTGCTTTTATAAAAGGATAGCGGAAAAGATCCCTTTCGGTTCCGTAAAGAATGCGCTTCTTCATATCGCGGAGGATGAAGAAAAACATCTGATTTTTCATTGCACATTCTTTAAGATCCGACTCAAAAATCCGATCACTCGAGGTCTTTTCAAGATCGTGTGGAGATTCCTTTCTTTTGTGGCTTGTATTTCGGTTTTACTGGACCATCGCAAAACGTTCAAAGCATTGGAAATTTCGATCAAAGATTGTTATCTTCAATTCATGACTATCTCTCGGAATACTGAGAAAAAGATCCTCGGGACATTTTTTGTTTGA
- a CDS encoding ATP-binding protein → MTIDLEILICSVFIFLSTNLFWLGSTTGTNLEKKNAAAYFSIFTLIVSSLLFSFSAILGQNGFSVVSSYPILYFFPGLVLLILIPFGWFVVIVWFFGFLRKKGIFLFVFYILSICQLVAISILLIYNPAKTWNISLFEYWKFVPVSFKSAYLIYIFTCVLLSLLCLFLFKISDNSLSELGRQKAVPFLKMIGFSLLGVVLLVSVLFLGEEFGLIENPILKAEKEPEYFYGFVLCTQALICISILVLGWALTSYEILTGRILPKISLKQEWKNSVYTAFTLSVLYFLLAKLGYLNAEIFIVFSYSFFLSRFFTIQKNKRISSNQNKVLNRILSSGSVKRSFGYLCKDVLETTKAALVFEGKIPYISDTYIHYPENIPPETFEFSKLDPAPENPNIQYLDKDRFLGFVIRVKIESVLSGEAYLILGPKENGGLFAEEEIEIARITGTWLVQTLFLEETGNILEELQRKKIQEQRLSDQKTRQILHDEILPEIHSLILEISSDRSGSFNSEHANALTGLHKRISSLLREMSDTGLEISRIGLIPMLQKLQDSDAKDANLIWKIDPNINSITENYPPEVQEVLYYAFRESIRNAVKYSGEARSEITILICYENGLSIQIKNEIGKDLISLRSSGQGLKIHSALLRIFHGSLTLEFPNSKEAMIRIFLPSSEKGT, encoded by the coding sequence TTGACTATAGATCTTGAAATCTTAATCTGTTCCGTTTTTATTTTTCTTTCCACAAATCTGTTTTGGTTGGGATCCACGACCGGAACGAATTTAGAAAAGAAAAACGCTGCCGCCTATTTCAGTATTTTTACTTTAATCGTATCTTCCTTATTATTCTCCTTTTCTGCGATCTTGGGTCAGAACGGATTTTCGGTAGTTTCTTCTTATCCGATCTTATATTTTTTTCCGGGATTAGTTTTACTCATACTCATCCCATTCGGATGGTTCGTAGTCATTGTTTGGTTTTTCGGATTTTTAAGAAAGAAAGGGATCTTTCTTTTCGTATTCTATATCCTATCCATTTGCCAATTGGTTGCAATCTCCATTCTACTTATCTATAACCCGGCTAAAACCTGGAATATCAGCTTATTTGAATATTGGAAATTTGTGCCAGTCTCATTCAAATCCGCTTATCTGATCTATATTTTTACCTGCGTTTTACTTTCCTTACTTTGTTTATTCTTATTTAAAATTTCGGATAATAGCCTTTCCGAATTAGGAAGGCAAAAGGCAGTCCCGTTCTTGAAAATGATCGGATTTTCTCTATTAGGAGTGGTGTTACTAGTTTCCGTTCTATTCCTAGGAGAGGAATTCGGACTTATAGAAAATCCGATCTTAAAAGCGGAGAAAGAACCCGAGTATTTTTACGGATTTGTACTTTGTACCCAAGCATTGATCTGTATTTCTATTTTAGTTTTAGGTTGGGCCTTAACTTCTTATGAAATACTCACAGGCAGGATCTTACCGAAAATCAGTTTAAAACAAGAATGGAAAAATTCCGTCTACACGGCCTTCACACTTTCAGTTCTATATTTTCTGCTCGCGAAACTTGGATATCTTAATGCCGAAATTTTTATCGTATTCTCCTATTCCTTTTTTCTCTCCCGATTTTTCACGATCCAAAAGAATAAGCGGATCAGCTCCAATCAAAACAAAGTATTAAATAGGATCCTATCTTCCGGTTCGGTCAAACGTTCTTTCGGATATTTATGTAAGGATGTATTGGAGACTACTAAAGCTGCCCTAGTCTTCGAAGGAAAAATCCCTTATATCTCCGATACATATATCCATTATCCGGAAAATATTCCACCGGAAACATTTGAATTTTCTAAATTAGATCCGGCTCCCGAAAATCCAAACATTCAGTACCTGGACAAAGACAGGTTTTTAGGATTTGTGATCCGAGTAAAAATAGAAAGTGTACTTTCAGGAGAAGCCTATTTAATCCTAGGCCCAAAGGAAAACGGAGGATTATTCGCGGAAGAAGAAATTGAAATTGCAAGGATCACCGGAACCTGGCTCGTCCAAACCTTATTTTTAGAAGAAACAGGGAATATTTTAGAAGAACTACAAAGAAAGAAAATCCAAGAACAAAGACTTTCCGACCAAAAGACCAGACAGATCCTGCATGATGAAATACTTCCGGAAATTCATTCTCTTATTTTAGAGATTTCCAGTGATAGATCAGGAAGTTTCAACTCCGAACATGCAAATGCCTTAACGGGACTTCATAAAAGAATATCTTCTTTATTAAGAGAAATGTCGGATACAGGTTTGGAAATTTCCAGAATTGGTTTAATTCCAATGTTACAAAAACTGCAAGATAGCGACGCGAAAGATGCGAATTTAATTTGGAAAATCGACCCTAATATAAATTCTATAACGGAAAATTATCCGCCGGAAGTGCAGGAAGTATTGTACTACGCATTCAGGGAATCTATACGCAATGCAGTAAAATATTCCGGAGAAGCCCGTTCAGAAATTACGATTCTTATTTGTTATGAAAATGGATTATCGATCCAGATCAAAAACGAAATAGGAAAAGATCTTATATCTTTACGTTCTTCCGGCCAAGGTTTAAAAATACATAGTGCACTTTTGAGGATCTTCCATGGTTCATTAACATTGGAGTTTCCAAATTCTAAGGAAGCGATGATCCGCATCTTTCTACCCTCTTCCGAAAAGGGAACTTAG
- a CDS encoding flavin-containing monooxygenase: MQSQNKKEKSISIAIVGTGFGGLCAAIQLKKNGFHNFVIYEKSNSVGGTWRENTYPGAACDVPSHLYSFSFEPNPNWPRKYSAQPEILSYLKHCAEKYGILPHIRFGTEIKSADWDDPSRVWKIKTSQNETFDHDVFISAVGQLNRPALPSIKGLESFKGRIFHSANWDTSYNFLGKKVAAIGTGASAIQFIPQIVNQGADVTVFQRTAPWVVSKPDRKYWSFEKFLFKYLPGYRLLHRFQIYMWNEIRMIAFQKNNHANKIVKWMSLSHMKKFIKDPELRKILTPDYPAGCKRILLSNDYYEALAKPNAKVLSESIQEVNPEGIITKEGLKKFDTIVFGTGFKATEFLSPMKVKGTKNQDLNEVWKNGAEAYLGMTVAGFPNFYILYGPNTNLAHNSIVYMIESQVRYIISALNEMNRKGIQALVPKVRSMQNYNTSLNKKFDKFVWDTGCTNWYINASGKNTNNWPGHTYEYSYRTRKIDLSEYEILSA, from the coding sequence ATGCAGTCACAAAACAAAAAAGAAAAATCGATCTCTATCGCAATCGTGGGTACAGGTTTCGGCGGCCTATGTGCCGCAATACAACTTAAGAAAAACGGATTTCATAATTTCGTAATTTATGAAAAATCAAATTCCGTAGGAGGAACCTGGAGAGAGAATACGTATCCGGGAGCCGCTTGTGATGTTCCTTCTCATTTGTATTCTTTTTCTTTCGAACCGAATCCTAATTGGCCCAGAAAATATTCGGCCCAACCGGAAATACTTTCTTACTTAAAACATTGTGCGGAAAAATACGGGATACTACCTCATATTCGTTTCGGTACCGAGATAAAATCCGCAGATTGGGATGATCCTTCCCGAGTTTGGAAGATCAAAACTTCCCAAAATGAAACCTTTGATCATGACGTTTTTATTTCCGCAGTAGGACAATTGAATCGCCCTGCTCTTCCTTCCATCAAAGGTCTGGAAAGTTTTAAAGGGAGGATATTCCATTCTGCGAATTGGGACACTTCTTATAATTTTTTAGGGAAAAAAGTGGCCGCGATCGGAACCGGTGCGAGCGCCATTCAGTTCATTCCGCAAATCGTAAACCAAGGAGCGGATGTGACAGTTTTCCAAAGAACCGCTCCTTGGGTGGTTTCGAAACCGGATCGTAAATATTGGAGTTTCGAAAAGTTCTTATTTAAATATCTTCCAGGTTATCGGCTATTACATCGATTCCAGATCTATATGTGGAACGAGATCAGAATGATCGCATTCCAAAAGAACAATCATGCAAATAAGATCGTAAAATGGATGAGCCTTTCTCATATGAAAAAATTCATCAAGGATCCGGAACTACGTAAAATTCTGACTCCGGATTATCCTGCCGGATGTAAACGAATCCTTCTTTCCAATGACTATTACGAAGCATTAGCAAAACCGAATGCAAAAGTCCTCTCTGAATCCATCCAAGAAGTGAATCCGGAAGGAATAATCACTAAAGAAGGTCTCAAAAAATTCGATACGATCGTTTTTGGGACCGGATTTAAGGCCACTGAATTCCTTTCTCCCATGAAAGTAAAAGGAACTAAAAACCAAGATCTGAACGAGGTTTGGAAGAATGGTGCAGAGGCTTATCTAGGCATGACTGTTGCAGGCTTCCCCAATTTTTATATTTTATACGGACCGAATACGAACCTAGCCCATAATTCGATCGTATATATGATTGAGTCCCAAGTACGTTATATTATTTCCGCTTTGAATGAAATGAATAGAAAAGGGATCCAAGCATTGGTCCCTAAAGTCCGTAGTATGCAAAATTATAATACTTCTTTAAATAAAAAATTTGATAAGTTTGTTTGGGACACAGGATGTACGAATTGGTATATCAATGCTTCCGGTAAAAATACGAACAATTGGCCAGGTCATACATATGAATATTCTTATAGAACTAGGAAGATCGATCTGTCCGAATATGAAATTCTCTCAGCTTGA
- a CDS encoding LEA type 2 family protein yields MIRKTSLHTYIGITLAANLLFGCAQLQKVDLKKVKEKIEDLDKPSFILEKVSIAEINLSEIKLRVDSKVKNPYPIALPATNLEMNILIEGQQFTKAKTKIPNVGGNSNKPVPVDLTFAYNDLVALYKKVPGKIDLVVKVQGVVSLPIPEKYRSVAGAASLDFPFEEERKIPAVLPDIEIRNFKIIKPDPSTILSSAGTEDLAKKATSFLDTLLGPQKKSPGSAVAAGISSLDLKVDTEFQIVLKNRATSRLQFSEFEFDLTLEKEKFLTGQPVRIENQGQESILSVRTSFPLGTVTQGIANAISKRSAAFRLSGKASTEAPEIETGPVLFKFDKSGSFSWN; encoded by the coding sequence ATGATCCGAAAAACTTCCTTACATACCTATATCGGGATTACTCTCGCTGCAAACCTTCTATTCGGTTGTGCTCAATTACAAAAAGTTGATCTAAAAAAAGTAAAAGAAAAGATCGAAGATCTGGACAAACCTTCCTTCATCTTGGAAAAAGTTTCCATTGCGGAAATCAACCTATCCGAGATCAAACTCAGAGTCGATTCAAAAGTTAAAAATCCGTATCCGATCGCTTTGCCTGCGACCAATTTGGAAATGAATATCCTCATCGAAGGACAACAATTCACAAAGGCAAAAACCAAAATACCGAACGTGGGTGGGAATTCCAACAAACCTGTACCAGTGGATCTAACATTCGCCTATAACGATCTAGTCGCACTTTACAAAAAAGTTCCCGGAAAGATCGACTTGGTTGTCAAAGTGCAAGGAGTCGTTTCACTTCCAATCCCTGAAAAATACAGATCTGTTGCAGGTGCGGCATCTCTCGACTTCCCGTTCGAAGAAGAAAGAAAGATCCCTGCAGTCCTTCCCGACATAGAGATCCGGAATTTCAAAATTATCAAACCGGATCCTTCCACCATCTTAAGCTCCGCAGGCACGGAAGACCTGGCTAAAAAAGCCACGTCATTCTTAGACACATTACTCGGTCCTCAGAAAAAATCCCCAGGTTCGGCAGTTGCCGCAGGAATATCCTCACTCGACTTAAAAGTGGACACCGAATTTCAGATCGTATTAAAAAACAGAGCCACATCTAGATTACAATTTTCTGAATTTGAATTTGACCTTACATTAGAAAAAGAAAAATTCCTAACGGGTCAACCGGTCCGAATCGAAAACCAAGGACAAGAATCCATCTTAAGTGTCCGCACGTCTTTTCCGCTCGGAACGGTTACCCAAGGTATTGCAAACGCGATTTCCAAACGGTCTGCGGCATTTCGACTGAGTGGAAAGGCAAGCACCGAGGCTCCTGAGATCGAAACAGGACCCGTTTTATTCAAGTTCGACAAATCCGGCTCTTTTAGTTGGAATTAA
- a CDS encoding response regulator — MKAEPLKILVAEDNLKLRKSIISGLEESGKIRSVFDCDSGEETIRYCLEEDTDVLLLDVRLAGKLNGIETIIAIRKEFPRKPVVIYSIQDSDEYFRTFRSSGILSHYAYVRKSNYLLPQMVVPLIRLAYDGKSFIDPEIESRVTEVREKDENSPLAVLEPNERSVAEMLAKGFSNEQIAQHFGFKDKRTISRINGQIYSAWGLNETNSDEKVARTRAALIVLSNRFLEWDVDEKIFYRNSSGDRIPWTPNIDYRS, encoded by the coding sequence ATGAAAGCCGAACCTCTCAAAATACTGGTTGCAGAAGACAATCTGAAACTCAGAAAATCGATTATCTCCGGCTTAGAAGAATCCGGAAAAATAAGATCCGTATTTGATTGTGACTCGGGCGAAGAGACCATCCGCTACTGCCTGGAAGAAGATACGGACGTTCTTCTTTTGGATGTTAGGCTCGCTGGAAAATTGAACGGAATAGAAACCATTATCGCCATTCGGAAGGAATTCCCTCGTAAACCCGTAGTCATCTATTCCATACAAGACAGCGACGAATATTTCAGGACTTTCAGAAGTTCAGGGATCTTAAGTCATTATGCGTACGTTCGAAAATCGAATTATCTTCTTCCTCAGATGGTGGTCCCACTCATTCGATTGGCTTACGATGGAAAAAGTTTTATAGACCCTGAGATCGAATCCAGAGTCACAGAAGTCAGGGAGAAGGACGAAAATTCTCCTCTCGCAGTATTGGAACCCAACGAAAGATCCGTAGCGGAAATGTTGGCAAAAGGATTCAGTAACGAACAGATCGCACAACATTTCGGATTCAAGGACAAAAGAACGATTAGTAGGATCAACGGACAGATTTATTCTGCCTGGGGATTAAACGAAACAAACTCCGACGAAAAAGTGGCCCGTACAAGAGCGGCGCTCATCGTTTTATCCAATCGTTTTTTAGAATGGGATGTAGACGAAAAAATTTTTTACAGGAATTCCTCCGGAGACCGGATTCCATGGACACCTAATATTGACTATAGATCTTGA